A portion of the Algisphaera agarilytica genome contains these proteins:
- a CDS encoding carboxypeptidase M32 has translation MDSPATTSQAYTELLDHQRDASLLSSTASLLGWDQEVMMPPGGLEHRSRQLAQLAQMVHARSTDPRIADWLSACEADDSVTKDPLSDAAVNVREWRRGYDRSTKLPAALVVEMSETTSKAKAEWAEARKADEYARFAPWLDKIIELSRKQAECYGWSDDGEPWDALAEGYEAGMTAAYVEGVFTPLRDRLVGLLDRLMGAGAQPDNGFNELELPIAQQEAFVREVSAAVGFDYGRGRLDVSSHPFCSGTHYADIRLTTRFAKNNVNDALGSTLHETGHGLYEQGLPAEHLGTPRGNAVGLSIHESQSRLWENQVGRSRAFWTWCFPKLAQYFGDAVGGLSPDAVYAAANRVQPSLIRVEADEATYNLHIMIRFELERAMLKGDIKAADLPEAWNQKYRDYLGIDVPSDAQGCLQDIHWSMGALGYFPTYTLGNLYSAQFFEAACEALGGSDTVHGMFERGEFAPLLDWLRTNIHSSGNTYHSAELCKHVTGKDLSADPLMRQLENKLLPIYGL, from the coding sequence ATGGATTCACCCGCCACGACATCGCAGGCCTACACCGAACTCCTCGACCATCAGCGCGATGCGTCGCTGCTGTCGTCCACCGCGTCGCTCTTGGGCTGGGACCAGGAAGTGATGATGCCGCCCGGCGGTCTGGAGCACCGGAGCCGGCAGCTCGCCCAACTCGCGCAGATGGTGCACGCCCGCTCGACCGATCCGCGGATCGCCGATTGGCTCTCGGCCTGCGAGGCAGATGATTCGGTGACTAAAGACCCGCTGAGCGATGCCGCGGTAAACGTCCGCGAGTGGCGGCGCGGCTACGACCGCTCCACCAAGCTGCCGGCTGCGCTGGTGGTGGAGATGTCCGAGACCACCAGCAAAGCCAAGGCCGAGTGGGCCGAGGCACGCAAGGCCGATGAGTACGCCCGCTTCGCGCCGTGGCTGGACAAGATCATTGAGCTTTCCCGCAAGCAAGCGGAGTGCTACGGCTGGTCGGACGACGGCGAGCCGTGGGATGCGCTGGCCGAGGGCTACGAGGCCGGGATGACCGCGGCTTATGTCGAGGGGGTGTTCACGCCGCTGCGCGATCGGCTTGTGGGCTTGTTGGATCGGCTGATGGGGGCTGGGGCGCAACCCGACAACGGGTTCAACGAGTTGGAACTCCCCATCGCCCAGCAGGAAGCGTTTGTGCGTGAGGTCAGCGCCGCGGTTGGGTTCGACTACGGCCGGGGTCGGCTGGACGTGTCGTCCCACCCGTTCTGCTCGGGCACGCACTACGCCGACATCCGCTTGACCACGCGGTTCGCCAAGAACAACGTCAACGACGCGCTGGGCTCGACCCTGCACGAGACCGGCCACGGCCTGTACGAGCAAGGGCTGCCTGCCGAGCATCTCGGCACGCCGCGCGGCAACGCGGTGGGCCTATCGATCCACGAGAGCCAGTCCCGCCTCTGGGAAAACCAGGTGGGGCGGTCCCGCGCGTTCTGGACGTGGTGCTTCCCGAAGCTCGCGCAGTACTTCGGCGACGCGGTGGGGGGACTCTCGCCCGACGCCGTGTACGCCGCAGCCAACCGCGTGCAGCCGAGCCTGATCCGTGTCGAGGCGGACGAAGCGACCTACAACCTGCACATCATGATCCGCTTCGAATTGGAGCGGGCCATGTTGAAGGGCGACATCAAGGCGGCCGACCTCCCGGAGGCCTGGAACCAGAAGTACCGCGACTACCTCGGCATCGACGTGCCCAGCGATGCGCAGGGCTGCCTCCAAGACATCCACTGGTCGATGGGCGCCCTGGGTTACTTCCCGACCTACACGCTGGGCAACCTGTACTCCGCCCAGTTCTTTGAGGCCGCTTGCGAAGCGCTCGGCGGGAGCGATACGGTCCACGGAATGTTCGAACGCGGCGAATTTGCCCCGCTGCTCGATTGGCTGCGCACGAACATCCACTCGTCGGGCAACACCTACCACTCGGCCGAGCTGTGCAAGCACGTCACGGGGAAAGACCTCTCGGCCGACCCGCTGATGCGCCAACTCGAAAACAAACTGCTGCCGATCTACGGCCTGTAA
- a CDS encoding tetratricopeptide repeat protein, whose translation MGCINANEFLATVTPALNSGDVEALREVVSDQWKPHDLCGLLRHKELDVRRTAVVTLGVTGDVSVVGCLTRCLHDDDEQVHHFAEDALWSIWFRSGKCAAADQFRAGVTALTEDDYPAAIEAFRAAVDQDPAFAEAYNQLAIAHYLSSEWEASVSACRQVLALMPTHFGAMAGLGHCYAHLGQLRQAIDCYRRALAINPRMSPIADAKARLEHQLAKEEEQTGPSCPMTPPHTKLLDFEFDPTDQA comes from the coding sequence ATGGGCTGTATTAACGCCAATGAGTTCCTGGCCACCGTGACCCCCGCGCTCAACAGCGGGGACGTGGAGGCGTTGCGCGAGGTCGTCAGCGACCAGTGGAAGCCCCACGACCTCTGCGGCCTGCTACGCCACAAAGAGCTCGACGTCCGCCGCACGGCCGTGGTCACCCTCGGCGTCACCGGCGACGTCTCGGTGGTGGGCTGCCTCACCCGCTGCCTCCACGACGACGACGAGCAGGTGCACCACTTCGCCGAGGACGCCTTGTGGTCCATCTGGTTCCGCAGCGGCAAATGCGCCGCGGCCGACCAATTCCGGGCCGGCGTCACCGCTCTCACCGAAGACGACTACCCCGCCGCGATCGAGGCGTTCCGCGCGGCGGTCGACCAGGACCCCGCCTTCGCCGAGGCCTACAACCAGCTGGCCATCGCCCACTACCTCAGCAGCGAGTGGGAGGCGTCGGTCTCGGCCTGCCGTCAGGTCTTGGCCCTGATGCCGACCCACTTCGGCGCGATGGCGGGGCTCGGCCACTGCTACGCCCACCTCGGCCAACTCCGCCAGGCCATCGACTGCTACCGCCGGGCACTCGCGATCAACCCCCGCATGTCCCCGATCGCCGACGCCAAGGCACGGCTCGAACATCAGCTCGCCAAAGAAGAAGAGCAAACCGGCCCCTCCTGCCCGATGACCCCGCCGCACACCAAGCTGCTGGATTTCGAGTTCGACCCGACCGATCAGGCTTGA
- a CDS encoding PilZ domain-containing protein, with translation MIMPILTRDRRRSPRVPCEKPVKVRCGVTGKYLSGETIDLSDGGCLMRLDRRVIVQAGQTVRVGIAHRPLQSLILADQMIEGTIVRRFGHGDAQHVAVSYESTTSLAEAG, from the coding sequence ATGATCATGCCCATCCTGACCCGAGACCGACGACGCAGCCCCCGTGTGCCGTGCGAGAAGCCGGTGAAAGTCCGCTGCGGTGTGACGGGCAAGTACCTCTCGGGCGAGACCATCGATTTGTCCGACGGCGGCTGCCTGATGCGGCTGGACCGCCGGGTCATCGTCCAGGCCGGGCAGACCGTCCGGGTCGGCATCGCCCACCGCCCCCTGCAGTCGCTGATCCTGGCCGACCAGATGATCGAGGGCACCATCGTCCGACGCTTCGGCCACGGCGACGCCCAGCACGTCGCGGTGAGCTACGAGAGCACGACCTCGCTCGCCGAAGCGGGTTGA
- a CDS encoding CpaF family protein produces the protein MAMTELFARTIDHYLAPIRPYLSDSSVTEVMVNAPDEIYVEREGQLVLTDAKFDDKEIYEAAVNNILQFTGKSLADEETLIDARLPDGSRVHVAKAPCARHGTVMSIRKFSKMMLDIDWLIELGSLTTEARDYLKMAVIAEQNVLVAGGTSSGKTSLLNAMSAFIPSGERLVVIEDSAELQLQKEHLVSLESKPADTFGRGAVGVRELFRSSLRLRPDRIIIGEVRGGEALDMIQAMTSGHGGSMGTLHANTPADALNRLETMALMSKVELPLHALRSQVSSAIDLVVQMSRQIGGRRLVTHISEVLPLGDQSYYQLRDIFTLQQIDDDEGGKAMWLTWTGQPSVLAGRLDADQQAQAAPAVRPIFGLD, from the coding sequence ATGGCGATGACCGAGCTGTTTGCCAGAACCATTGACCACTACCTGGCGCCGATCCGGCCCTACCTCAGCGACTCCTCCGTCACCGAGGTGATGGTCAACGCGCCCGACGAGATCTACGTCGAGCGTGAGGGGCAGCTCGTCCTGACCGACGCCAAGTTCGACGACAAAGAGATCTACGAGGCGGCGGTCAACAATATCCTGCAATTCACCGGGAAATCGCTCGCCGACGAGGAAACGCTCATCGACGCCCGGCTGCCGGACGGCTCGAGGGTCCACGTCGCCAAGGCCCCCTGCGCCCGCCACGGCACGGTGATGAGCATCCGCAAGTTCAGCAAGATGATGCTCGACATCGACTGGCTGATCGAGCTGGGCTCGCTGACCACCGAGGCCCGCGACTACCTCAAGATGGCGGTGATCGCCGAGCAGAACGTGCTCGTTGCCGGGGGCACCAGCTCGGGCAAGACGTCGCTGCTCAACGCGATGTCCGCGTTCATCCCCTCCGGCGAGCGGCTGGTCGTGATCGAAGACTCGGCCGAGCTGCAGCTGCAAAAAGAACACCTGGTCTCCTTGGAATCCAAGCCCGCCGACACGTTCGGCCGGGGCGCGGTGGGCGTGCGTGAGCTGTTCCGCTCGTCGCTGCGTCTGCGTCCGGACCGCATCATCATCGGCGAGGTGCGCGGCGGCGAGGCGCTGGACATGATCCAGGCGATGACCTCCGGCCACGGCGGATCGATGGGCACCCTCCACGCCAACACGCCGGCCGACGCACTAAACCGCCTCGAGACCATGGCGCTGATGTCCAAGGTCGAACTCCCGCTGCACGCGCTGCGCAGCCAAGTCAGCTCGGCGATCGATCTGGTCGTGCAGATGTCCCGGCAGATCGGCGGCCGACGCCTGGTCACCCACATCAGCGAGGTCCTGCCGCTGGGCGACCAAAGCTACTACCAGCTCCGCGACATCTTCACGCTCCAGCAGATCGATGATGATGAGGGCGGCAAAGCGATGTGGCTGACCTGGACCGGCCAGCCCTCGGTCTTGGCCGGCCGACTCGACGCGGATCAGCAGGCCCAGGCCGCCCCCGCCGTCCGCCCGATTTTTGGTCTGGATTGA
- a CDS encoding Flp family type IVb pilin yields MKKLLPLVQKSRSVLSKLHRDERGAEGLEKLLIVAAIVLPLLGLLIIFRQTLGDWVVGEWDDVRDAADSDLSGPSNSE; encoded by the coding sequence ATGAAAAAACTGCTTCCCCTGGTTCAGAAATCCCGGAGCGTCCTCTCGAAACTGCACCGCGACGAACGCGGCGCCGAAGGACTGGAAAAGCTCTTGATTGTTGCCGCGATCGTCCTGCCCCTGCTGGGCCTGCTGATCATCTTCCGCCAGACGCTGGGCGACTGGGTCGTCGGCGAATGGGACGATGTCCGAGATGCCGCGGACAGCGACCTGAGCGGCCCGAGCAACAGCGAGTAA
- a CDS encoding prepilin peptidase, with translation MYSLLMIVVAVAAVIDWRTQRVPNRLTYPAILAGLIIWPIAGAVLGGGELALELGRASWIGMLCGLIPFALLVMTAGLGGGDMKLMAAVGSLSASWEVVLSTTIYALVVAVVMAVVVMVRKGVVKETLSRVFSAALLASAKVKAELPEDGPKVAFAAAVAVGAAIAGAEQMLGLATPWRGFSP, from the coding sequence ATGTATTCGCTGTTGATGATCGTCGTCGCGGTGGCCGCGGTTATTGACTGGCGGACCCAGCGGGTCCCCAACCGCCTGACCTACCCCGCGATCCTGGCGGGCCTGATCATCTGGCCGATCGCCGGGGCCGTCCTCGGCGGGGGCGAACTGGCCCTCGAACTGGGCCGGGCGTCGTGGATCGGCATGCTTTGCGGGTTGATCCCGTTCGCCCTGCTGGTGATGACCGCGGGGCTCGGAGGAGGAGACATGAAACTCATGGCCGCCGTCGGTTCCCTGTCTGCTTCGTGGGAGGTCGTGCTGAGCACGACGATCTACGCGTTGGTGGTGGCGGTGGTGATGGCGGTGGTCGTGATGGTCCGCAAGGGCGTGGTGAAAGAAACGCTCAGCCGGGTGTTCTCCGCGGCCCTGCTCGCCTCGGCGAAGGTCAAGGCCGAGCTGCCCGAGGACGGGCCGAAGGTCGCCTTCGCGGCGGCCGTGGCGGTCGGGGCGGCGATCGCGGGGGCCGAGCAGATGCTGGGCCTGGCCACGCCCTGGCGCGGATTCAGCCCGTAA
- a CDS encoding serine/threonine-protein kinase — MPDPSTPGNPNPAVTTLSLKPGDKVDAFTVVDTIATTGSAVVYKAHDDLLDRHVAIKQIILGQEDSDEALRKRIREEAAIHKRVSTSQPKHLIQFIDAVDDPRGLMLVGEYYPSTSLEDLLQKTDAPLDERQALGIVAATAKGLEAIHGMGVVHRDLKPSNILLGDDGGLKICDFGLSALIESQDSLSLGSVRYMAPELLKSEPADGRADLYSLGIIAYEMLAGRGNFDVAFRNVLRDQRNQAMRWMKWHTNLRVSAPLLDEYLPDLPTHLVQLVSRMMDKDQARRVGSAEDVVEAIRRHFTGDGPDLDLAPSRSIDHPAITTSTPGDTTALPSRSKLPLLLGSFLLFWVVVFGVLFAINDYKKTAAYEQKLAAATTSMDQGNTLYQEGDFAGSLESYESVVADWPAESDMAQRATRGKLKAMGRIAFAEARYDDAVDVFEQYKDAGGNPANVDGLILEAKDNEAFAQIDLTIQNDVENADFTAAQDTLKKARERDWNDGQNARLDALETLIEERRAEALAAQRIEDARRLVNEGDRPAAIATLEDLANLPEEGQTLLETLKADQAYDDAIAKGEEAIRTGRLGEAVDSLNAALALRPDSELQARIIKLDARRLAAEAAALFDDGEVGAAKLRIAAALEKDPENPDALRLQKQIAVKTELTQIEQRGDAALAAGNLDAAITAFEEALALAPGDTALAGKLNRTRVRRGLDQARAAIDADELTQAEALLKDAQLLDPDSEDILGLLAQIETQRGYDTFVQQGDRAKEAGDFGRAKRFYRQAKELIPGKEIDQLLEDLDYAQYLTQARDFIAKGEFAAARAMLLQAQRIRSTPEIEELIKKTESQTPPEGESPPPADE, encoded by the coding sequence ATGCCCGACCCCTCCACCCCCGGCAATCCGAACCCCGCCGTCACCACCCTAAGCCTCAAACCGGGCGACAAGGTGGACGCCTTCACCGTGGTCGACACCATCGCCACCACCGGCTCTGCGGTCGTCTACAAAGCCCACGACGACCTGCTCGATCGCCACGTCGCCATCAAGCAGATCATCCTCGGTCAGGAAGACTCCGACGAGGCCCTGCGCAAACGCATCCGCGAAGAAGCCGCGATCCACAAACGCGTCTCGACATCGCAGCCCAAGCACCTGATTCAGTTCATCGATGCCGTGGACGACCCGCGCGGCCTGATGCTGGTGGGCGAGTACTACCCGTCCACCTCGCTCGAAGACCTGCTCCAGAAAACCGACGCGCCGCTCGACGAACGCCAGGCCCTGGGCATCGTCGCCGCCACCGCCAAGGGGCTCGAAGCCATCCACGGCATGGGCGTCGTCCACCGCGACCTCAAGCCCAGCAACATCCTGCTCGGCGACGACGGCGGTCTGAAGATCTGCGACTTCGGGCTCTCCGCTCTCATCGAATCCCAAGACTCGCTCTCGCTCGGATCGGTCCGCTACATGGCCCCCGAGCTGCTCAAGTCCGAACCCGCCGACGGCCGGGCCGACCTCTACTCGCTGGGCATCATCGCCTACGAGATGCTCGCGGGCCGGGGCAACTTCGACGTGGCTTTCCGCAACGTCCTCCGCGACCAGCGCAACCAGGCGATGCGATGGATGAAGTGGCACACCAACCTGCGTGTGTCCGCCCCGCTGCTCGACGAATACCTGCCCGACCTGCCGACGCACCTGGTGCAGCTCGTGTCGCGGATGATGGACAAGGACCAGGCCCGCCGCGTGGGCTCGGCCGAAGACGTGGTCGAAGCGATCCGGCGCCACTTCACCGGCGACGGGCCCGACCTCGACCTTGCGCCCAGCCGATCCATCGACCACCCCGCCATCACCACCAGCACCCCCGGCGACACCACCGCCCTGCCCAGCCGCAGCAAGCTGCCCCTGCTCCTGGGCAGCTTCCTCCTGTTCTGGGTTGTCGTGTTCGGCGTCCTGTTTGCGATCAACGACTACAAGAAGACCGCGGCCTACGAACAGAAGCTCGCCGCCGCAACGACGTCGATGGACCAGGGCAACACGCTGTACCAGGAAGGCGACTTCGCCGGGTCGCTTGAGAGCTACGAATCCGTGGTCGCGGACTGGCCCGCCGAGAGCGACATGGCCCAGCGGGCGACGCGCGGCAAGCTCAAAGCCATGGGCCGGATCGCGTTTGCCGAAGCGCGTTACGACGACGCCGTGGACGTCTTCGAGCAGTACAAAGATGCTGGCGGCAACCCCGCCAACGTGGACGGCCTGATTCTCGAAGCGAAAGACAACGAAGCCTTCGCCCAGATCGATCTGACCATCCAGAACGACGTCGAAAACGCCGACTTCACGGCCGCGCAGGACACCCTGAAGAAAGCCCGCGAGCGTGACTGGAACGACGGGCAGAACGCCCGGCTGGATGCGCTCGAAACCCTGATCGAAGAACGCCGGGCCGAGGCCCTCGCCGCCCAGCGGATCGAAGACGCCCGCCGGCTGGTCAACGAAGGCGACCGCCCCGCCGCGATCGCCACCCTCGAAGACCTGGCCAACCTCCCCGAAGAGGGCCAGACCCTGCTCGAAACCCTCAAGGCCGACCAGGCCTACGACGACGCCATCGCCAAAGGCGAGGAAGCCATCCGCACCGGTCGGCTCGGCGAAGCCGTCGACTCGCTCAACGCCGCCCTCGCCCTCCGCCCCGACTCCGAACTGCAAGCCCGCATTATCAAACTCGACGCTCGGCGACTGGCTGCCGAGGCCGCCGCGCTGTTCGACGACGGCGAAGTGGGGGCCGCCAAACTCCGTATCGCCGCGGCGCTCGAAAAAGACCCCGAGAACCCCGACGCGCTGCGCCTTCAGAAACAGATCGCGGTGAAGACCGAGCTGACGCAGATCGAGCAACGGGGCGACGCCGCACTCGCCGCGGGCAACCTCGACGCTGCGATCACCGCGTTTGAAGAAGCCCTCGCGCTGGCCCCGGGCGACACCGCCCTCGCCGGCAAGCTCAACCGCACCCGCGTCCGACGCGGGCTCGATCAGGCCCGTGCCGCGATCGACGCCGACGAACTGACCCAGGCCGAGGCCCTACTCAAAGACGCCCAGCTCCTCGATCCCGACAGCGAAGACATCCTGGGCCTCCTCGCGCAAATCGAAACCCAACGCGGCTACGACACCTTCGTCCAGCAGGGCGACCGGGCCAAAGAAGCGGGCGACTTCGGACGCGCCAAACGCTTCTACCGCCAGGCCAAGGAGCTCATCCCCGGCAAGGAAATCGATCAACTGCTCGAAGACCTCGACTACGCCCAGTACCTCACCCAAGCCAGGGACTTCATCGCCAAGGGCGAGTTCGCCGCCGCCCGCGCCATGCTGCTGCAAGCACAACGCATCCGCTCAACGCCCGAGATCGAAGAGCTGATCAAGAAGACCGAAAGCCAGACCCCACCCGAGGGCGAAAGCCCGCCCCCCGCGGACGAGTGA
- a CDS encoding ATPase, T2SS/T4P/T4SS family — protein sequence MQFWLYDHSNNLRHTLEAEGDPIHIGRDDGCDIVLKSPFVAPRHARILRKGNRMVVEALSQAGTRVANREVQKGTPLYVDFGDEIQIGQFTIAMVGRNGDAVDSRTADDELLQARLMELEQEVHAELLERMNLRVTGSIRKDDSAFLNEVLFHLDEVLQSRINALDSDIIRLACRHHLERLVTAEVVRQCQGKVQTEYKSGDDRLLDPAQETKITELVTSLVDMMPLLFDPSSVSEDLAVAEDSFDELFDNEYPTLDHEVTRYIVQRTVAKDIQDIMLGLGPLQDLLEMPSVSEIMVVGKDRIYIEKNGIIQPTTRTFFSDDVLLSIIERILAPVGRRVDTSVPLVDARLADGSRVNVVIHPLSLVGPCLTIRKFGWVPFTMDDLVEREALSANVASFLQGCIIGRSNIVIAGGTGSGKTTLLNVLGAYARPNERIITVEESAELQLPQPHVVKLEGRPANIEGKGAYTIRELVRNSLRMRPDRIIVGEVRGPEAMDMLQAMNTGHDGSLSTVHANNPHDAMKRLEALVLMAVEMPIRAIREQIVTAVDLVVQVTRFASGHRRVTAISEVTSIDPETGQVRLEDIFTLKNPKQPTLRHTGYIPTFAEEMVERGDFDVDVFL from the coding sequence ATGCAATTCTGGCTCTACGACCACAGCAACAACCTCCGTCACACCCTCGAGGCCGAGGGCGACCCGATCCATATCGGGCGTGACGACGGCTGTGACATCGTGCTCAAGAGCCCCTTCGTCGCCCCCCGCCACGCCCGCATCCTGCGCAAGGGCAACCGCATGGTCGTCGAAGCCCTCAGCCAGGCCGGTACCCGTGTGGCCAACCGCGAGGTGCAAAAAGGCACCCCGCTCTACGTGGACTTCGGCGACGAGATCCAGATCGGCCAGTTCACCATCGCGATGGTCGGACGCAACGGCGACGCCGTCGACTCCCGCACCGCCGACGACGAACTGCTCCAGGCCCGGCTCATGGAGCTCGAGCAAGAGGTCCACGCCGAGCTGCTCGAGCGGATGAACCTCCGCGTCACCGGCAGCATCCGCAAAGACGACTCGGCCTTCCTCAACGAAGTCCTGTTCCACCTCGACGAGGTCTTGCAGAGCCGCATCAACGCCCTCGACTCCGACATCATCCGCCTCGCCTGCCGACACCACCTCGAGCGCCTCGTGACCGCCGAGGTCGTCCGCCAGTGCCAGGGCAAAGTCCAGACCGAATACAAGTCCGGCGACGACCGGCTGCTCGACCCCGCTCAGGAAACCAAGATCACCGAGCTGGTCACGTCGCTCGTCGACATGATGCCGCTGCTGTTCGACCCGTCGAGCGTCAGCGAAGACCTGGCCGTGGCGGAAGACTCGTTCGACGAGTTATTCGACAACGAATACCCCACGCTCGACCACGAGGTGACTCGCTACATCGTCCAGCGCACCGTCGCCAAGGACATCCAGGACATCATGCTCGGCCTCGGCCCGCTGCAGGACCTCCTGGAGATGCCCTCGGTCAGCGAGATCATGGTCGTCGGCAAAGACCGCATCTACATCGAGAAGAACGGCATCATCCAGCCCACCACCCGTACGTTCTTCTCCGACGACGTGCTGCTGTCGATCATCGAGCGCATCCTCGCGCCCGTCGGCCGACGCGTGGACACCTCCGTGCCGCTGGTCGATGCGCGTCTGGCGGACGGCAGCCGCGTCAACGTGGTGATCCACCCGCTCTCGCTGGTCGGGCCGTGCCTGACGATCCGCAAGTTCGGCTGGGTGCCGTTCACCATGGACGACCTGGTCGAACGCGAGGCGCTGAGCGCCAACGTCGCCAGCTTCCTGCAGGGCTGCATCATCGGCCGCTCCAACATCGTCATCGCCGGCGGCACCGGCTCGGGTAAGACCACCCTGCTCAACGTGCTCGGCGCCTACGCCCGCCCCAACGAACGCATCATCACCGTCGAAGAGTCGGCCGAGCTGCAACTGCCCCAGCCCCACGTCGTGAAACTCGAAGGCCGTCCCGCCAACATCGAGGGCAAAGGGGCCTACACCATCCGCGAGCTGGTGCGCAACAGTCTGCGGATGCGCCCCGACCGCATCATCGTCGGCGAGGTCCGCGGCCCCGAAGCCATGGACATGCTCCAGGCCATGAACACCGGCCACGACGGCTCGCTCTCCACCGTCCACGCCAACAACCCCCACGACGCGATGAAGCGCCTCGAAGCCCTCGTTCTCATGGCCGTCGAGATGCCCATCCGCGCGATCCGCGAACAGATCGTCACCGCCGTCGACCTCGTCGTGCAGGTCACCCGCTTCGCCTCCGGCCACCGCCGCGTGACCGCGATCTCCGAAGTGACCTCCATCGACCCCGAGACCGGCCAGGTCCGCCTCGAAGACATCTTCACCCTCAAGAACCCTAAACAACCCACCCTCCGCCACACGGGATACATCCCCACCTTCGCGGAAGAGATGGTGGAGCGCGGCGACTTCGACGTCGACGTTTTTCTCTGA
- a CDS encoding type II secretion system F family protein, giving the protein MFNPPLFILLNLCVFAAAYLLVRYGKEPAVQFRARQELAYDRVLRRQLMMDVEPSQAFWMAVSGVGVAFLFSFFLTFNLFVAVVCGIAAYFMPAIVIRHLEQKRRQQLESQLVDGLTTISAGVKAGLNLVQSMEMLVDNQTGPIKQEFEQLLREYNMGRDLNQAMRAASNRIGSPLYRLTFTAIEMHRVRGGDTGESMDRLADAVREIKKLEGKLDAITAQSRSQASMMAVMPFVFVFILWIIDPEGIRLLFTETIGRVLLLICGALILGAFLWIRKIMAVDV; this is encoded by the coding sequence ATGTTTAATCCTCCGCTCTTCATCCTGCTCAACCTCTGCGTGTTCGCCGCCGCGTACCTGCTGGTGCGCTACGGCAAAGAGCCCGCGGTGCAGTTCCGGGCGCGGCAGGAGTTGGCGTACGACCGCGTGCTGCGGCGACAGCTGATGATGGACGTCGAACCCAGCCAGGCGTTCTGGATGGCGGTGTCGGGGGTGGGGGTGGCGTTCCTGTTTTCGTTTTTCCTGACGTTCAACCTGTTCGTCGCGGTGGTGTGCGGCATCGCGGCCTACTTCATGCCGGCCATCGTGATCCGCCACCTCGAACAGAAACGCCGCCAGCAACTCGAGTCGCAACTGGTGGACGGGCTCACCACGATCTCGGCGGGCGTGAAGGCGGGGCTCAACCTCGTGCAGTCGATGGAGATGCTCGTCGATAACCAGACCGGCCCGATCAAGCAGGAGTTCGAGCAGCTGCTGCGTGAGTACAACATGGGGCGCGACCTCAACCAGGCGATGCGGGCGGCGAGCAACCGCATCGGCTCGCCGTTGTACCGGCTGACGTTCACCGCGATCGAGATGCACCGAGTGCGCGGCGGCGACACCGGCGAAAGCATGGACCGCCTGGCCGATGCGGTGCGTGAGATCAAGAAGCTCGAAGGCAAGCTCGACGCGATAACGGCCCAGAGCCGATCGCAGGCATCGATGATGGCGGTGATGCCGTTCGTGTTCGTGTTCATCCTGTGGATCATAGACCCCGAAGGCATCCGTCTGTTGTTCACCGAAACCATCGGCCGGGTGCTGCTGTTGATCTGCGGAGCGCTGATCCTCGGCGCGTTCCTGTGGATCCGAAAAATCATGGCGGTGGACGTGTGA
- a CDS encoding type II secretion system F family protein — translation MDLELILISVIVFVGVFLPIYAIFRYPVPAAPPVNRRIARAMGADRATIFELPALAPVLNAVVAIANRLNLPKIRADIRQDLDASGNASGYSVEQYLALCVLSALSVAFLAGLGELWLGGGLLLVVLPLGAAGGFYVPLILLHGARNRRVIRIAKQLPYTLDLIALVMAAGSSFGEAIQTLIRDNPEDELNQELKIALSEIEFGATRATALKNLAQRIPLESLRSVIASVNQSEKLGTPMAAVLKVQADMLRAQRGVIAEKKSASASLRILVPSMMIMIAVVLIVFSPMIIRFIKGELF, via the coding sequence ATGGACCTCGAACTGATCCTCATCTCGGTTATCGTTTTCGTCGGTGTGTTCCTGCCGATCTACGCGATCTTCCGCTACCCGGTGCCCGCCGCCCCGCCGGTGAACCGACGGATCGCGCGGGCGATGGGGGCCGACCGCGCGACGATCTTCGAGCTGCCCGCGCTCGCGCCGGTGCTGAACGCGGTCGTCGCGATCGCCAACCGGTTGAACCTGCCGAAGATCCGCGCCGACATCCGGCAGGACCTCGACGCCTCGGGCAACGCGTCGGGCTACAGCGTCGAGCAGTACCTGGCGTTGTGCGTGCTGTCGGCGTTGAGCGTGGCCTTCCTCGCGGGGCTCGGCGAGCTGTGGCTAGGCGGCGGCCTGCTGCTGGTGGTGCTGCCGCTGGGGGCGGCCGGCGGGTTCTACGTCCCGCTCATCCTCCTGCACGGGGCCCGCAACCGCCGCGTGATCCGCATCGCCAAGCAGCTGCCCTACACCCTCGACCTGATCGCGCTGGTCATGGCGGCGGGTTCGAGCTTCGGTGAAGCGATCCAAACGCTCATCCGCGACAACCCCGAAGACGAACTCAACCAGGAACTCAAGATCGCCTTGTCCGAGATCGAGTTCGGCGCGACGCGGGCCACGGCCCTGAAGAACCTGGCCCAACGCATCCCGCTGGAGAGCCTGCGCAGCGTCATCGCGTCGGTGAACCAGAGCGAAAAGCTCGGCACGCCCATGGCGGCGGTGCTGAAGGTCCAGGCCGACATGCTCCGGGCCCAGCGTGGCGTGATCGCCGAAAAAAAATCCGCCTCGGCGAGCCTGCGCATCCTCGTTCCTTCCATGATGATTATGATCGCGGTGGTGCTCATCGTGTTCTCGCCGATGATCATCCGTTTCATCAAGGGTGAACTGTTTTGA